From the Streptomyces sp. KMM 9044 genome, one window contains:
- the lon gene encoding endopeptidase La: MAAESTPLALPVLPLDDEVVLPGMVVPLDLSDSEVRAAVEAAQAAATSETGKPRVLLVPRIDGTYAATGVLGTVEQVGRLADGDPGALIRGRGRVRIGAGTTGPGAALWVEGTRTDETVPEPVSGQVTELVTEYKALATAWLRKRGAWQVVDRVQAIDDVSALADNSGYSPFLATGQKVALLETADPVARLKLATRQLRDHLAEQDVAESLAKDVQDGVDKQQREFLLRRQLEAVRKELRELNGEQDGEESDDYRSRVEAAGLPEKVREAALKEVDKLERSSDQSPEGSWIRAWLDTALEMPWSERTEDAYDIQGARAVLDAEHAGLTDVKERITEYLAVRKRRAERGLGVVGGRRGGAVLALVGPPGVGKTSLGESVAHAMGRRFVRVALGGVRDEAEIRGHRRTYVGALPGRIVRAIKEAGSMNPVVLLDEIDKVGSDFRGDPAAALLEVLDPAQNHTFRDHYLEVELDLSDVVFLATANVLEAVPEALADRMDIVRLDGYTEDEKVVIARDHLLPRQLEHAGLATDEVALDDGALRKLAGEYTREAGVRTLERSIARLLRKVAAQHELGERELPFTVTDGDLRGLLGRPHHVPESAQDPAERRTAVPGVATGLAVTGAGGDVLYVEASLADPETGAAGLTLTGQLGDVMKESAQIALSFLRSHGAELELPVGDLKDRGAHIHFPAGAVPKDGPSAGVTMTTALASLLSGRPVRTDVAMTGEVSLTGRVLPIGGVKQKLLAAHRAGIATVIIPKRNEPDLDDVPAEVLDGLDVHAVTDVRQVLELTLSPAANGAGPKVPLAV, translated from the coding sequence ATGGCTGCTGAGTCCACACCGCTCGCCCTGCCTGTGCTGCCGCTCGACGACGAGGTCGTGCTGCCCGGGATGGTGGTCCCGCTGGACCTGAGCGATTCCGAGGTGCGCGCCGCGGTGGAGGCCGCCCAGGCCGCCGCCACGTCGGAGACCGGAAAGCCCAGGGTCCTGCTGGTTCCACGCATCGACGGGACCTACGCTGCCACCGGCGTCCTGGGCACGGTCGAGCAGGTCGGCCGGCTGGCCGACGGTGACCCGGGCGCCCTGATCCGGGGCCGGGGCCGGGTGCGGATAGGCGCCGGGACGACCGGGCCGGGCGCCGCGCTGTGGGTGGAGGGCACCCGGACCGACGAGACCGTACCGGAGCCGGTGTCCGGCCAGGTGACCGAGCTGGTCACCGAGTACAAGGCGCTCGCCACCGCCTGGCTGCGCAAGCGCGGTGCCTGGCAGGTCGTCGACCGCGTCCAGGCCATCGACGACGTCTCCGCCCTCGCCGACAACTCCGGATACTCACCGTTCCTGGCCACCGGACAGAAGGTGGCCCTGCTGGAGACCGCCGATCCGGTGGCCCGGCTGAAGCTCGCCACCCGGCAGCTGCGCGACCACCTCGCCGAGCAGGACGTCGCCGAGTCCCTCGCCAAGGACGTCCAGGACGGCGTGGACAAGCAGCAGCGCGAGTTCCTGCTGCGCCGCCAACTGGAAGCCGTGCGCAAGGAACTGCGCGAGCTGAACGGCGAACAGGACGGTGAGGAGTCCGACGACTACCGCAGCCGGGTGGAGGCCGCCGGCCTGCCGGAGAAGGTGCGCGAGGCCGCGCTCAAGGAGGTCGACAAGCTGGAGCGCTCCTCCGACCAGTCGCCCGAGGGCTCGTGGATCCGCGCCTGGCTCGACACGGCCCTGGAGATGCCGTGGAGCGAGCGCACCGAGGACGCGTACGACATCCAGGGCGCCCGGGCCGTGCTCGACGCCGAGCACGCCGGCCTGACGGACGTGAAGGAACGCATCACCGAGTACCTGGCGGTGCGCAAGCGGCGTGCCGAGCGCGGGCTCGGCGTCGTCGGCGGCCGCCGCGGCGGTGCCGTACTCGCCCTCGTGGGCCCGCCGGGCGTCGGCAAGACGAGCCTCGGCGAGTCCGTCGCCCACGCGATGGGGCGCAGGTTCGTCCGGGTCGCCCTCGGCGGCGTCCGCGACGAGGCCGAGATCCGCGGCCACCGACGTACGTACGTCGGCGCGCTGCCCGGCCGGATCGTGCGGGCGATCAAGGAGGCCGGGTCGATGAACCCGGTGGTGCTGCTCGACGAGATCGACAAGGTGGGCTCCGACTTCCGGGGCGACCCGGCCGCAGCCCTCCTCGAAGTGCTGGACCCGGCGCAGAACCACACCTTCCGCGACCACTACCTGGAGGTCGAGCTGGACCTCTCGGACGTCGTCTTCCTCGCCACCGCCAACGTCCTGGAGGCCGTCCCGGAGGCACTGGCGGACCGGATGGACATCGTCCGTCTGGACGGTTACACGGAGGACGAGAAGGTCGTCATCGCACGCGACCACCTGCTGCCGCGCCAGCTGGAGCACGCGGGGCTCGCCACCGACGAGGTCGCCCTCGACGACGGCGCGCTGCGCAAGCTGGCCGGTGAGTACACGCGCGAGGCGGGGGTGCGCACCCTGGAGCGATCCATCGCGCGGCTGTTGCGCAAGGTCGCGGCCCAGCACGAACTGGGCGAGCGGGAGCTGCCGTTCACCGTCACGGACGGTGACCTGCGCGGACTGCTCGGCCGGCCGCACCACGTGCCCGAGTCCGCCCAGGACCCGGCCGAGCGCCGCACCGCCGTCCCCGGTGTCGCCACCGGGCTCGCGGTGACCGGTGCAGGCGGTGACGTCCTCTACGTGGAGGCGTCCCTGGCCGACCCGGAGACGGGTGCCGCCGGACTGACCCTGACCGGACAGCTGGGCGACGTGATGAAGGAGTCGGCGCAGATCGCGCTGAGTTTCCTGCGTTCCCACGGCGCCGAACTGGAGCTTCCCGTCGGCGACCTGAAGGACCGGGGCGCGCACATCCACTTCCCGGCGGGTGCGGTGCCCAAGGACGGCCCCAGTGCCGGCGTCACGATGACCACCGCCCTGGCCTCGCTGCTGTCCGGGCGCCCGGTCCGTACGGACGTGGCCATGACCGGAGAGGTCTCGCTGACCGGGCGGGTGCTGCCGATCGGCGGGGTGAAGCAGAAGCTGCTCGCGGCGCACCGGGCCGGGATCGCCACGGTGATCATCCCCAAGCGCAACGAGCCCGACCTGGACGACGTCCCCGCCGAGGTGCTGGACGGGCTCGACGTCCACGCCGTGACCGACGTCCGCCAGGTCCTGGAACTGACGCTCTCGCCGGCGGCGAACGGCGCCGGGCCAAAGGTTCCGCTGGCGGTGTGA
- a CDS encoding response regulator transcription factor: MEQTHTSHNGTAATPGAQRRVLVVEDDATIVDAIATRLRAEGFLVQTAGDGPSAVDTAEAWQPDLLILDIMLPGFDGLEVCRRVQAQRPVPVMMLTARDDETDMLVGLGVGADDYMTKPFSMRELAARVHVLLRRMERAAQAATTPRSGILRLGELEIDHTQRRVRVCSEDVHLTPTEFDLLVCLANTPRAVLSREQLLAEVWDWADASGTRTVDSHIKALRRKIGAERIRTVHGVGYALETPTP, encoded by the coding sequence ATGGAGCAGACACACACCTCCCACAACGGCACGGCGGCCACCCCGGGCGCGCAGCGCCGGGTCCTGGTGGTCGAGGACGACGCGACGATCGTGGACGCCATCGCGACCCGCCTTCGCGCCGAGGGATTCCTGGTGCAGACGGCGGGTGACGGGCCGTCCGCGGTCGACACGGCGGAGGCCTGGCAGCCCGACCTGCTGATCCTCGACATCATGCTGCCCGGCTTCGACGGTCTGGAGGTCTGCCGGCGCGTGCAGGCACAGCGGCCGGTGCCGGTGATGATGCTGACCGCGCGCGACGACGAGACCGACATGCTGGTCGGGCTGGGCGTCGGCGCCGACGACTACATGACCAAGCCGTTCTCCATGCGGGAACTGGCGGCACGCGTGCACGTGCTGCTGCGCCGCATGGAGCGGGCGGCCCAGGCGGCCACCACCCCGCGCAGCGGCATCCTGCGCCTGGGCGAACTGGAGATCGACCACACGCAGCGCAGGGTCCGGGTGTGCAGCGAGGACGTCCACCTGACGCCCACCGAGTTCGACCTCCTGGTGTGCCTGGCGAACACGCCCCGCGCGGTGCTCTCCCGCGAGCAGCTGCTGGCCGAGGTCTGGGACTGGGCGGACGCCTCCGGCACCCGGACCGTCGACAGCCACATCAAGGCGCTGCGCCGGAAGATCGGTGCCGAGCGCATCCGCACCGTGCACGGCGTGGGCTACGCCCTGGAGACGCCGACGCCATGA
- a CDS encoding spermidine synthase — MSTPYDIPEVLDRREGPYGEVVLRRHGSLLQIIANGCFLMDTSDGRSERRLVDAALSALDAADTRAGHGPRQDPHVLIGGLGVGFSLAHAAAAPRWGRITVVEREPAVVDWHRAGPLAELSASALADPRTEIVEADLVAYVHETSDTFDALCLDIDNGPDWTVTEDNGGLYSPTGLMDCARALRPDGVLAVWSAQPSANFEKTLRDAGFRQVRTEEIPVARGVPDVVHLGVRPG; from the coding sequence ATGTCCACCCCCTACGACATTCCCGAAGTCCTGGACCGCCGCGAGGGCCCGTACGGGGAGGTGGTGCTCCGCCGGCACGGGAGCCTGCTGCAGATCATCGCGAACGGGTGCTTCCTGATGGACACCTCCGACGGCCGCTCGGAGCGCCGGCTGGTCGACGCGGCCCTGTCCGCGCTCGACGCCGCCGACACCCGTGCGGGGCACGGTCCGCGGCAGGACCCGCACGTCCTCATCGGCGGACTCGGCGTCGGCTTCTCACTCGCGCACGCCGCCGCAGCACCCCGCTGGGGCCGCATCACGGTGGTGGAGCGCGAACCCGCCGTCGTCGACTGGCACCGCGCGGGCCCCCTGGCCGAACTCTCCGCGAGCGCCCTCGCCGACCCGCGCACGGAGATCGTCGAGGCCGATCTGGTGGCGTACGTCCACGAGACGTCCGACACGTTCGACGCACTGTGCCTCGACATCGACAACGGTCCCGACTGGACCGTCACCGAGGACAACGGCGGGCTCTACTCCCCCACCGGACTCATGGACTGCGCAAGGGCGTTGAGACCGGACGGAGTACTCGCGGTGTGGTCCGCGCAGCCGTCGGCGAATTTCGAAAAAACCTTGCGGGATGCCGGGTTCAGGCAGGTGCGTACCGAAGAGATCCCCGTTGCCCGGGGCGTGCCGGACGTCGTGCACCTCGGCGTCCGCCCTGGATAG
- a CDS encoding protein phosphatase 2C domain-containing protein, producing the protein MRTELVSDPGDADRPNEDFASVGLPASGQGGSLVVLDGVTPPRDGTGCLHAVPWFTARLGGALAELTVSLPDVPLTDLLSRAVSRTAGAHAGTCDLSHPRTPQATVVLARWSPESVDYLVLSDSALLVESSDGTVTALLDDRLARLPRSALATDALVDSTVRNREGGFFTAAADPSVAARAVTGTLPRAGVRALAALTDGATRWVEKFGEGDWPDCLALVRKEGAQALVDRVRALERADTERVMLGRSKTHDDATVVYVEF; encoded by the coding sequence ATGCGTACGGAACTTGTCTCGGACCCCGGTGACGCGGACCGCCCCAACGAGGACTTCGCGAGCGTCGGGCTTCCGGCCTCCGGGCAGGGCGGTTCACTGGTCGTACTGGACGGGGTCACGCCGCCGCGCGACGGCACGGGCTGCCTGCACGCGGTCCCCTGGTTCACCGCGCGGCTCGGCGGGGCGCTCGCCGAACTGACCGTTTCCCTCCCTGATGTCCCCCTGACGGACCTGCTGTCCCGGGCCGTGTCCCGTACCGCCGGGGCACACGCCGGGACCTGTGACCTTTCTCACCCGCGAACGCCGCAGGCGACGGTGGTGCTGGCGCGCTGGTCACCGGAGTCGGTCGACTACCTGGTCCTCTCCGACTCCGCCCTGCTGGTCGAGTCCTCCGACGGCACGGTCACCGCGCTGCTGGACGACCGGCTGGCCCGGCTGCCCCGCTCGGCGCTGGCCACGGACGCGCTGGTGGACTCCACCGTGCGGAACAGGGAGGGCGGCTTCTTCACCGCGGCGGCCGATCCGTCGGTCGCGGCGCGCGCGGTCACCGGTACGCTGCCGCGCGCCGGGGTGCGCGCCCTGGCCGCGCTGACGGACGGGGCGACCCGCTGGGTCGAGAAGTTCGGCGAGGGCGACTGGCCCGACTGTCTCGCCCTCGTCCGCAAGGAGGGGGCGCAGGCGCTGGTGGACCGTGTCCGGGCGCTGGAGCGGGCGGACACGGAACGGGTGATGCTCGGCCGGAGCAAGACGCACGACGACGCGACGGTCGTGTACGTGGAGTTCTGA
- a CDS encoding sensor histidine kinase, whose translation MSDGPAARKGSGDPGPWGAVRPFSIKTKLGALVVISVLITTGLSMIAVHTKTELRFITVFSMIATLLITQFVAHSLTAPLDDMNAVARSISHGDYTRRVRENRWDELGDLARTINVMADELEAQDHQRKELVANVSHELRTPIAGLRAVLENIVDGVTEADPETMRTALKQTERLGRLVETLLDLSRLDNGVVPLRRQRFEVWPYLSGVLKEANMVASARAGMTTGSGGHTRKDVHLSLDVSPPELTAHLDPERIHQVVANLVDNAVKHSPPHGRVTVKARPGPQPDSLRLEILDEGPGIPRTEWHRVFERFNRGSVNLPHGPGSDGGTGLGLAIARWAVDLHGGRIGVAESERGCRILITLPGASLSSG comes from the coding sequence ATGAGCGACGGGCCGGCCGCACGGAAAGGCTCCGGGGATCCCGGTCCCTGGGGCGCTGTCCGCCCGTTCTCCATCAAGACCAAGCTGGGCGCGCTGGTCGTCATCTCGGTGCTGATCACCACCGGGCTGTCGATGATCGCGGTGCACACCAAGACGGAGCTGCGCTTCATCACGGTCTTCTCGATGATCGCCACCCTGCTCATCACGCAGTTCGTGGCGCACTCCCTCACCGCGCCGCTGGACGACATGAACGCGGTGGCCCGGTCCATCTCCCACGGCGACTACACCCGCCGCGTGCGCGAGAACCGCTGGGACGAGCTGGGCGACCTGGCCCGGACCATCAACGTCATGGCCGACGAGCTGGAGGCCCAGGACCATCAGCGCAAGGAGCTGGTGGCCAACGTCTCGCACGAGCTGCGCACCCCCATCGCGGGTCTGCGCGCGGTGCTGGAGAACATCGTCGACGGCGTCACCGAGGCCGACCCCGAGACCATGCGCACGGCGCTGAAGCAGACCGAGCGGCTGGGACGTCTCGTGGAGACGCTCCTGGACCTGTCCCGTCTGGACAACGGGGTCGTCCCGCTGCGGCGGCAGCGGTTCGAGGTGTGGCCGTATCTGTCCGGCGTGCTCAAGGAGGCCAACATGGTCGCCTCCGCTCGCGCGGGCATGACCACCGGATCCGGCGGCCACACGCGTAAGGACGTCCATCTGAGCCTCGACGTCTCGCCCCCGGAGCTCACCGCGCACCTCGACCCGGAGCGCATCCACCAGGTCGTCGCCAACCTCGTCGACAACGCGGTCAAGCACAGCCCGCCGCACGGCCGGGTGACGGTCAAGGCGCGGCCCGGACCGCAGCCGGACTCGCTCCGGCTGGAGATCCTGGACGAGGGGCCCGGCATTCCGCGGACCGAGTGGCACCGCGTCTTCGAGCGGTTCAACCGTGGCAGCGTCAATCTGCCGCACGGTCCGGGCAGCGACGGGGGCACCGGTCTCGGCCTGGCGATCGCCCGCTGGGCCGTCGATCTCCACGGCGGACGCATCGGGGTGGCCGAATCCGAGCGGGGCTGTCGCATTCTCATCACTCTTCCGGGAGCCTCTCTCTCGTCAGGTTGA
- a CDS encoding MarR family winged helix-turn-helix transcriptional regulator, with the protein MHEGGNGDSEDTSSQAPDSGVEQPGFLALERELTVLLRRARASQGEMSRAVHPDLEPSAYGLLVRLDECGKQRATELAAFIGVGKATMSRQLHALEELGLVTREPDPADGRAWLVALTPEGRSRMSRVREARRERYSRGLADWDPGEVTELARLLHQLNRGMEK; encoded by the coding sequence GTGCACGAAGGCGGAAACGGCGACAGCGAGGACACCTCGTCCCAGGCACCCGACAGCGGCGTGGAACAGCCCGGATTCCTCGCCCTGGAAAGGGAGCTGACCGTGCTGCTGCGCCGGGCCAGGGCCAGCCAGGGGGAGATGTCCCGCGCGGTCCACCCGGACCTGGAGCCGTCCGCGTACGGGCTGCTCGTGCGCCTGGACGAGTGCGGCAAGCAGCGGGCCACCGAACTCGCCGCCTTCATCGGCGTCGGCAAGGCGACCATGTCGCGCCAGCTGCACGCCCTGGAGGAACTCGGACTCGTCACGCGCGAACCGGACCCCGCCGACGGCCGTGCCTGGCTGGTCGCCCTCACCCCGGAGGGCCGGAGCCGGATGAGCAGGGTCCGCGAGGCCCGTCGGGAGCGCTACTCCCGCGGCCTCGCCGACTGGGATCCGGGCGAGGTCACGGAACTCGCCCGGCTGCTGCACCAGCTGAACCGGGGGATGGAGAAGTAG